In Vibrio lentus, the genomic stretch TGAAGACCTTTCTTTTTCAAACCTTTTGAAAATCAAACGTATTGCTCATGCCGCCACCCAACTCAGAACATCCGCTAAATCGATCACACAGATCGCTTATGAGTCTGGCTTTAAGAGTGCAGCGCACTTCAGCACCGCCTTTAAGACGTATCATGGCAAGACACCAAAAGACTTTAGATCACTGATTGCTCAGGCTCAGCAACCCCAAACTCGTTTCAAAACTTAAGTAGTATGGTTAAAAGTTTAACAGCCTTGATTTAACAAAGAAGTGGTCGAGGTTGAAACCAACTAGATAAGTGGATGACCTAAGACCACTGCCTTAACTAAGACCAAAAATAAGACTTAGGATCTTTTTCTATTTCAGACAAAATAGCATCAAGAGCCTTAGATTTGGGAAGGTAGGGATAAGGTCCCCAATGAATGGAATCGGTGCTGACTTCGGTTTCAAGCGGCACCATAACCTGCCAACAAGTCAACGACTCATCAAAAGTAACGCAGGCGATTTCGTTTGTATAATCACTATGGGATGAGTCGAGCAAATAGTGGGCCTGAGAGAACAATACACCACCCTCACACTCTTCATA encodes the following:
- a CDS encoding DUF3024 domain-containing protein, whose amino-acid sequence is MSVIHIELNRLLIGAERLCTSRNRSLPVELGKSLYEECEGGVLFSQAHYLLDSSHSDYTNEIACVTFDESLTCWQVMVPLETEVSTDSIHWGPYPYLPKSKALDAILSEIEKDPKSYFWS